TTCAAAACACCTCTTTCTTTTTTTATTATATCATTGTTTAGATTTTGGTGTTCCTACTTTACTATAGCACTACAGAATTATCAAGTGTTTTGAGAGTATCTTTAAAGAAATCCATACTTCTTCTGTTAACTTCATCATCAAGCCAGGCTTCTCTATGCCCCGGCTGCCCGCCGCTGTCAAATAACAGAGTCTTTTGAATTTCTTTGGAAGCTGTAAATTCTACATATTTAATTGCAGCATCAATATTTTTGCATTTGCTGGAAACAGCCAGACCAGTTCCGCCCAGCACAGCACTCATCTGTCTGCCTTCGTACTCAATGATGTCAGAAGCTTTTAGAATATGCTCGGCATATCCGGCTCTTGAATAATTTGAAAAACCATAAACATAAGGACAGTAATAATATTGTGATTCTGAAGATAGAATTTCGTTAACTTTTATAGTATTCCAGCTGAAAATATCTTTTGTACAATAACCGGCAAGTTCGCGCATTTTTTCTAAAACTAAAATTCCTGTATCATCATCAATAACTTTATCTGTTTTAAATAAATTATCGCTTAGGGTAGAGCAAAGCATATAGAAGTCCATTAATAAGTAAATCGGCTGCCCTGCGAAAATAACTACACCTGTTTTTGACAATTCTAACAATTCATTCCAATCTTTAGGCAGATTTTTATCGACAAAATATTCAGGTCTGTAAACACAAACAGGACAAGCGGCATCAATAGCCAAAGCACTTTGAAATCCGTCAAAATTATAGCTCAAATGAGATTTACCGACAGAATTTCTGAGCTGGTCATCCAAAAAGTCTTTAGACAAATATTTTTCAAGCGGAATCAAAACTCCGTTTTTTGAAGCAAATCCTGCCCATGGATGATCAATTACCAGCAGATCGTATTTTTCAGCTAACTGCTCTACAGGAGCATTTTCAAAATCTCTAAGAGAACGTTTTTCCCATTCTATTTCAATTTCCGGATTAAGTTCGTTAAATCTTTGTGCCGAGGCAACCATGGGAACATACCCTCTGGTATGAGCCCATGTTATTCCCCTTAATTTTATTCCCATTATACTTCATTCCTTTCTTTTTATCAAATCAGCAAAGCCTTTAATTACACAAATTTTCATCAATAACTTTATCAATTATCTTTTTATCTTCATCTGTTAACTGGATAAAAGGCTTTCTTGCAATTCCGACATCAAAGCCCTGTTTTGTAAGGATATACTTTATTGCCGGGAATAATCCTATTTTCCAAATAACCGACATAATATTATTGGCTTTTGTCTGCAGCATCAAAGCTTCATTGCTGTGTTCCGAATATAATGAAGCGATTTTTTTATAATGAGGAAGCATAAAATTAAAAGTACTTCCAATAAAACCGTCACAGTCAAATGACAAAAACGGCAGCATATTTTGCTCTAATCCGCCGAAACAGTGTAAATTATTATTAACATTTTTTATTCTTTCAATTTGATTAATGTCAAAGTTAGTATGTTTAATTCCGCTCACAGCTCCGGACTTTAATAATTTTAAAGTATCTCCGTTATTCAAATCAATTTCCTTATTTGTATTCATGGGAATATTATAATATATAACCGGCATATTAACAGCATTTGAAATATCGTAAAAATATTCTGCTATTTCTTTTTGGTTAAACCCGAAATAAAAAGGAGGAACAGCTGATATTTTTTTGTATCCGAGTTCTTTAGCATATTTAGCATAAAATATTGCTTTATCAGTGCTGATATCACCGATATGTGCAATTAAATCAGCCTTATCATTGAATTTAGCAGCCAATTCAAATGATTTCAATCTTTCTTCCTTAGTCATTAAGAAATTTTCAGCACTGCTGCCGCCGATAAAAAATCCGTCAGCACCTTGGACAAGGTGCATATTCATTAATTCCTCAGAAACTTTCTCATTGATTTTATTATCAATATCAAAAGGAGTAACTGAGGCAACATAAAATTTAGTCAAAATAAAGTCTCCTTTCTTAATCTAATCTGTAAACTCTCTCCATATTAAGCCAAGGTCCGTCATCAGACAGAGGATTCAGGCAAGGGATACATTCTGCCCACCATCTCTGAGTTTCGGGGTCAGCTGCCATTTTAGCCATATCAGCTTCATAGTCATCTCCAATGTATTCAAAATAAGTGAATAAATAACCGTCATTATAATAAATAGAGTAATTTTGAATGTTACATTCTTTAATCATACTGTTGATTTGCGGCCATGGATTTGCATGCAGTTTTTTATAGTAATCAAGTTTTTCAGGATTTACTTTTGAAACACTTCCAAATCTTTGTATATTTGACATATATTATACCTCCGTAAATATTTTATAATTTATATATTCTGTTTGCATTTTCGTAAAAAAGTTTATTTACAAATTCCTTTGTTCTGTCCTTTGTAATTTCAATTACTGCTTTGATCCACGGGTCTAGCTTAGTTGAGATATTGCATACCGGATAATTACTGGCAAACATAACATTGTTTTCGCCGAAAATATCTAAAGCAGTATTAACAGGAATTCTAAGAGTTTCTATATCCTGCCCGTCAGATGGATTAAGACCGGATATTTTACAAGCAACATTAGGTAATGATGCTAAATCTTTCAAATTTTTTATCCAGACTTCTTTATACTCTGTTTCTTCATCAGTGGGATTAGCAGAACTTATAATATCAGGATTAACAATACCCATATGATTTAAAATTATTGAAGTATTACTGCATTCTCTGGCTAAGGTATATAAATCATCCAGCTCTTCGGCACGAATGCAGCCTTCAAAAACCAGTCCTAATTCACCCAAAAGTTTAACATTTTTCAAAAAAGTATTGCTTAAACATGTTTTCGGCTTAGATGAAGGAACATGAAGGACATGCCTGACCCCTTTAATACAGTCGATATTCTTATATTTTCCAATATAATCATCAAAACTTTCTTTAGTTAAATCACCTGAAATAACAGCTGCTTTAAGTAAAGTATCTTTATTTCGGCAAAGATCAATAATAAATTCATTTTCCTTTTCTTTCTGATTATCTAAAACATCTACTTCAATATATACTGCTTTTTCTACATTATAAAGCTTATCTCCATGTAATGAGTTTTGGTAATCAATTAAAGAATAATTTTTTGACAGAACACTTGTGTCACCATCAAGCCATGGTAAATTCAAATGATTTCTATCCCAGATATGAAGGTGGGTATCAACAATTTTAATCATATGGTTTTCTCCTATTTATTTAATATTTTACTTTTAGTCCGCCGATTTCATTTGATTCATAGCAGGATTCTACTACGCACATAGTCTTGTATGCTTCTTCAATACTGTTCATATAGTTATAATTAGGATTCTCTATTTTTTTCATAAGTCCGCCCATTGTTCCTATAAATGCTTCTGGAAACCAAGAACCTTGAATTTCGACCTCTCTCCAGCCTTTCCCGTCGTCAGTTATGTACTCCAGTTTATCCGGACGGCCTGTGGGATAATCTAAAATTAAGCCTAGAGTAACTCTTATAGCACCTTTAAGTCCTTCGATTTTTAGGGTACTTTCCTGATAGTCGAGAGCATAATCATGACAATGGTTAATATGTAAATTAACTCTTAAAGTATCGCCGTAGTCCATAATAATAGCAGTTCTTGTCTGGCTGAGATTTTCCATTTTAGGATGCGGCATGGTTTTGCTGAATACTTTATCAGGATCACCGACTATACTGCGAATGGCATCAATATAGTGAATACTGTGATATAATATTTCCATACGGGGAAGTCCGAATAAGAAACTCCATAAATACCACGGATGTAATTCGACTACTCTCCAGTCAATATCTACTATTTCACCGATAACTCCGTCTTCAATTAATTTTCTGGCAGCGATCATATAAGGTGCCTGACGTAATTGAAAATTAACTCCGGCTGTTAATTTTTTTTCTTTGCATATTTTCATAATTCTGTTAGCTTGCTCAATATTTTCACCCATAGGTTTCTGCATTAGCACAGCAGCACCCTCTGGAAGTTTTTCAAGAATATCACCTAAGACAGAAGCTGGAACAGCTATATCATACACTGCATCATTTTTAACGCCGAACTCAATAATTTCTTCCAATGTATTAAAAACATTTGGGATATCATTTTCTTCTGCCACTTTTTTTGCTTTTTCAAAATCGATATCATAGATACCTTTAACAGGATATTTCGCAATTTTATATGCCGGCAGATGAGCTCCTGATACAATTCCCCCGGCTCCGATTATAACAATATTTTTTGCATTATCAGGTGTAACAGGTGCATAAGTCATTTCAGATACATTTTTTACCATTTCTTTGACCTCCTAGAATATACAATTATAAAATTTTCATTTTAATTTACATGCCATTAGCTATACCAAGTACAATAAATGATATAATTAATATACCATTACCGATAAACATGACTTTTTTAGCTTCAGGATACCCCTTCCATTCCCCGTCTTTTAATCCCCATGCATTAGCAATTACAAGAGCAATACCGTTATTTGATAATGCATAAAAGAAATTTGCAAGGAACCCGCCGAAAAATACAACAGGCCATGAAATCAGACTGGCGCTGATTGCTGGTATTCCGTCAGCAATAGCGTTTTGAACTGGAACTTGTGTATAAGAATAAGCAATATTTAATGATGCACTGCCTAAACCAGAAATAAGAGCAAGGATAATACCGGATTTCATAGCTGATGATAACCCTTTATCAGCAGAATCAACTGAACCTTTCATTAAACCAGCTTTAGTTAATGCAGCAACTCCGAGCAGCATGATTACTTGTCCGATTAATAAGACTGTTAAAACATTTGCAGCAGGTACAGTTTTTAATATAAGCATCGGGATTAAGCTTCCCAGAATAGTTGAAGCACCGATATTAATTCCGGAAGTCAGTGATACACCAATAGTATCAATAGCTCTGCTATACCAAATAGCACTGATCCCCCAGAAGAATCCTGCCAAAGCTCCTATAAGCAGTACATGAACCGGTGTTTGTAAAATATATTTCATGTAGCTTGGAACTTCTATATACGCCCATATATGCGGGATTAATAAAACTCCGATAATAGAAAATAATGCCCAGAAAGCTTCCCATGAAAACGGCTGATATTTTTTAAAACAAATTCCAAAGCTTCCTTGAAATACACATGCTAACAATAATACTCCAAAACCATAAATAAACATTTCCTGTTCCTCCTATGATAAAATTTTTACTCTTTTTACAATACGGCCGTATTATCTTAGAGATATTGAAATAATTTTGTTCTCATTTGAGAACTAATGGTTTTACTTATGAACTTATTAATTTGATTGTACCCTATAAAATTTATTTGTCAATATAGATGGAAAATTTTTTTTATTTTTTAACGGTAATCTGATGTTTTGAAATATAAGGAATTTATGTTATACTGTCATTAGCTATTGAGTAATAATAGTATTATAAAGTTATAATGGAGATTGATATGTTAAAAGTAAAGTCGGCAAATAGAACTTTCAGGTTTCTTGAATTTTTAGCTAATAATAGAAGCGGTCTAACTTTTACTGAGATACAAAATGCTTTGGAAGCACCTAAAAGTTCCGTATTTAGTTTAATAAAAGAATTTTTAGATAATGATTATATAATGTACGATGAAAAGGCAAAGAAATATTACGCAGGAATTCAGTTTGTAAAGCTTTGTGCTGTATGTATCGGTAATATTGATCTTACACAGGTGCTTTCGATTTTAACAAGAGAATTAGGTCAGGATATAAATCAAACCTGCCATGTGGGAATTATTGACAATAAAAGTATTGTTTATTTGTCTAAATATGAAGTTAATAATGAATTGTCATTAATGTATAATGTCGGATTACGGCTTCCCGCCCATTGTACTTCTGTAGGAAAAATGCTTTTAAGCCAGTATTCGGATGAAGAAATAAAAGAGCTGTATAAAGACTACACTTTTCCAAAATTAACTGAATATTCTGTGG
This portion of the Sebaldella sp. S0638 genome encodes:
- a CDS encoding ABC transporter substrate-binding protein; its protein translation is MGIKLRGITWAHTRGYVPMVASAQRFNELNPEIEIEWEKRSLRDFENAPVEQLAEKYDLLVIDHPWAGFASKNGVLIPLEKYLSKDFLDDQLRNSVGKSHLSYNFDGFQSALAIDAACPVCVYRPEYFVDKNLPKDWNELLELSKTGVVIFAGQPIYLLMDFYMLCSTLSDNLFKTDKVIDDDTGILVLEKMRELAGYCTKDIFSWNTIKVNEILSSESQYYYCPYVYGFSNYSRAGYAEHILKASDIIEYEGRQMSAVLGGTGLAVSSKCKNIDAAIKYVEFTASKEIQKTLLFDSGGQPGHREAWLDDEVNRRSMDFFKDTLKTLDNSVVL
- a CDS encoding dihydrodipicolinate synthase family protein, which gives rise to MTKFYVASVTPFDIDNKINEKVSEELMNMHLVQGADGFFIGGSSAENFLMTKEERLKSFELAAKFNDKADLIAHIGDISTDKAIFYAKYAKELGYKKISAVPPFYFGFNQKEIAEYFYDISNAVNMPVIYYNIPMNTNKEIDLNNGDTLKLLKSGAVSGIKHTNFDINQIERIKNVNNNLHCFGGLEQNMLPFLSFDCDGFIGSTFNFMLPHYKKIASLYSEHSNEALMLQTKANNIMSVIWKIGLFPAIKYILTKQGFDVGIARKPFIQLTDEDKKIIDKVIDENLCN
- a CDS encoding L-rhamnose mutarotase, encoding MSNIQRFGSVSKVNPEKLDYYKKLHANPWPQINSMIKECNIQNYSIYYNDGYLFTYFEYIGDDYEADMAKMAADPETQRWWAECIPCLNPLSDDGPWLNMERVYRLD
- a CDS encoding amidohydrolase gives rise to the protein MIKIVDTHLHIWDRNHLNLPWLDGDTSVLSKNYSLIDYQNSLHGDKLYNVEKAVYIEVDVLDNQKEKENEFIIDLCRNKDTLLKAAVISGDLTKESFDDYIGKYKNIDCIKGVRHVLHVPSSKPKTCLSNTFLKNVKLLGELGLVFEGCIRAEELDDLYTLARECSNTSIILNHMGIVNPDIISSANPTDEETEYKEVWIKNLKDLASLPNVACKISGLNPSDGQDIETLRIPVNTALDIFGENNVMFASNYPVCNISTKLDPWIKAVIEITKDRTKEFVNKLFYENANRIYKL
- a CDS encoding Gfo/Idh/MocA family protein produces the protein MVKNVSEMTYAPVTPDNAKNIVIIGAGGIVSGAHLPAYKIAKYPVKGIYDIDFEKAKKVAEENDIPNVFNTLEEIIEFGVKNDAVYDIAVPASVLGDILEKLPEGAAVLMQKPMGENIEQANRIMKICKEKKLTAGVNFQLRQAPYMIAARKLIEDGVIGEIVDIDWRVVELHPWYLWSFLFGLPRMEILYHSIHYIDAIRSIVGDPDKVFSKTMPHPKMENLSQTRTAIIMDYGDTLRVNLHINHCHDYALDYQESTLKIEGLKGAIRVTLGLILDYPTGRPDKLEYITDDGKGWREVEIQGSWFPEAFIGTMGGLMKKIENPNYNYMNSIEEAYKTMCVVESCYESNEIGGLKVKY
- a CDS encoding L-rhamnose/proton symporter RhaT; translation: MFIYGFGVLLLACVFQGSFGICFKKYQPFSWEAFWALFSIIGVLLIPHIWAYIEVPSYMKYILQTPVHVLLIGALAGFFWGISAIWYSRAIDTIGVSLTSGINIGASTILGSLIPMLILKTVPAANVLTVLLIGQVIMLLGVAALTKAGLMKGSVDSADKGLSSAMKSGIILALISGLGSASLNIAYSYTQVPVQNAIADGIPAISASLISWPVVFFGGFLANFFYALSNNGIALVIANAWGLKDGEWKGYPEAKKVMFIGNGILIISFIVLGIANGM
- a CDS encoding IclR family transcriptional regulator, with translation MLKVKSANRTFRFLEFLANNRSGLTFTEIQNALEAPKSSVFSLIKEFLDNDYIMYDEKAKKYYAGIQFVKLCAVCIGNIDLTQVLSILTRELGQDINQTCHVGIIDNKSIVYLSKYEVNNELSLMYNVGLRLPAHCTSVGKMLLSQYSDEEIKELYKDYTFPKLTEYSVGDVDTLIENLNKIRNDQYAIELREANVYAGCVALPLYQQNKMFAAFSVTFPAYDLEQADLKSILEIMNKHKVLTENRLFSF